The Pseudomonas sp. IAC-BECa141 genome contains the following window.
CCCCAGTCGCCGGTCAGGGTATTGCGGGTAAAAACGCTCGAATCGGTATCGGCGAAAGCGGGCAGGGCAGCGCCGCAGGTGAGACCGAACAGCATGCCGGTGAATACGCCGGCGTGAGAAAAGCGAACAGCCAATGACATTGCGCAAATCCAGAGCGAAGGACATAAAACGACGCGGCACCCGAAGGCGCCGCGCACAAGTGAAATAAAGGAGGGCGCTGCGGTTTACGGCAGCGCGTACGCCATCACGTAGTCGCCACGATCGGTCGACTGACGGGCGCCACCCGCGGTGATGACCACGTACTGCTTGCCGGTTTTCGGCGACACATACGTCATCGGGCCGCCCTGGCTGCCGACCGGCAGACGAGCTTTCCAGATTTCTTCACCGTTGCCGCTGTTGTAGGCGCGCAGGTAGAAGTCCTGGGTGCCGGCAATGAAGATCAGGCCACCTTGAGTCGACAGGGTGCCGCCGAGGGTTGGCAGACCGATCTTGATCGGCAGGTGCATGCGAATACCCAGTGGACCGGTGTCTTCAACGGTGCCGACCGGCACTTGCCAGGCGACTTTCTGGGTCTTCATGTCGATCGCGGTCAGGGTGCCGAACGGCGGTGCCTGGCAGGGAATGCCGGCGACCGACAGGAAGCGGTTCTTGTTGACCGCGTACGGCGTACCTTTCAGCGGCACAGCGCCCATGCCCGTGTTCAGCGCTTCGCCACCGGAAGTTGCCTGGCCCTTGTTCTGCGACGGGATCATCTGAATCCACAGCCCCAGGCGCATGTCGTTGACGAAGATGAAGCCGTGCACCGGGTCAGTCGAGATGCTGCCCCAGTTCATGCCGCCCAGCGAGCCCGGGAAGCTCAGGGATTTGTCAGTGCCTGGCGCGGTGTACAGACCGTCGTAGCGCATCGACTTGAAATCGATCCGGCACAGCAACTGGTCGTACGGGGTTGCGCCCCACATGTCCGACTCGGTCAGGTGCTGGGCACCGATCTGCGGCATGCCTACCGATTTCGGCTGGGTTGGCGAGTAGGGTTCGTTTGGAATGTTCGACGCCTTGACCGGTACTTCTTTAACGTCGGTCAGCGGTTTGCCGGTGGCACGGTCGAGCACGTAAATCTGTCCGGCCTTGGTGCCGATCACCACCGCGGGCACGGTTTTGCCGTCCTTGGTGAAGTCGATCAGGCTTGGCTGCATCGGCAGGTCGAAGTCCCAGAGATCGTTGTGCACGGTCTGGTAGACCCACTTTTCTTCGCCGCTGTTGGCGTCCAGCGCCAGGATCGAGGCGCCGTAGGTGTGATCCAGTTTGCTGCGCTCGACCCCATAGATGTCGGTGGACGAACTGCCCATTGGCAGGAAGATTGTGTTGGTTGCCGGGTCATAGGACATCGGCGCCCAGCTGTTCGGCGTGCTGCGAACATAGGTTTTGCCATCGGCCGGTGCCTTTTTATCCTGCGGATTGCCCGGGTCGAACGCCCAGCGCATGGCACCGGTCATCACGTCGAAACCACGGATCACGCCGCCCGGCATGTCGGTCTGCACGTTGTCGGCCACACGACCGCCAACCACCACGGTGGTGCCGGCCATCAGCGGCGCGGATGACAATTGATAGTAGCTGTCGGGCACATCGCCCAGACCGGCCTTCAGATCAACCTGGCCGTTGTTGCCGAAACCCTGGCAGAACTCGCCGGTGTCGGCATCGACTGCGATCAGGCGGGCGTCGATGGTGTTGGTCAGCAAACGACGGGTGCAGTTGGCAGCAGAAGCGGCCGGGGGCTCGGTGACAGGCGAACCGGCCGGTTTGGCGACGGCTGCGCTGGCATCGAAGTAGGCCATGCCACGGCAACGCTGCCAGACTTTGGACTGAGCGTTGATCGCGTTTTTCCAGAGTTCTTTACCGGTGTCGGCATCCAGCGCGATCAAGTTGTTGTGCGGGGTGCAGATGAAGACTTTGTTGCCGATCTGCAGTGGAGTCAGCTGGTCTTCGGCCCCGTTGCCGTCGCTTTCGGCGATGTCGCCGGTGTGGTAGGTCCACGCGACTTTCAATTTGTCGACGTTGCTGCGATTGATCTGGTCCAGCGCAGCGAAGCGACTGCCGCCCTCGGTATTACCGTAGTGCGCCCAGTCTTTCTGCGCCTTTTCCGGCTCCACTGGCGTCAGGCCCGGGCCAGTACCGGTAGGCGCGACGGTCGG
Protein-coding sequences here:
- a CDS encoding glucose/quinate/shikimate family membrane-bound PQQ-dependent dehydrogenase, with the protein product MKQSQRLSGISTFILVGLGVIIALLGLALAAGGVKLVSLGGSWYFLVGGLAMAVSGLLIARRKPAGAWLFAAFLLGTAIWAVIDAGLVFWPVFSRLFMFSAVGLVVALVYPMLKRADGGVAGRGAYGVAAVLAVGLAVAAGNMFVTHPTVAPTGTGPGLTPVEPEKAQKDWAHYGNTEGGSRFAALDQINRSNVDKLKVAWTYHTGDIAESDGNGAEDQLTPLQIGNKVFICTPHNNLIALDADTGKELWKNAINAQSKVWQRCRGMAYFDASAAVAKPAGSPVTEPPAASAANCTRRLLTNTIDARLIAVDADTGEFCQGFGNNGQVDLKAGLGDVPDSYYQLSSAPLMAGTTVVVGGRVADNVQTDMPGGVIRGFDVMTGAMRWAFDPGNPQDKKAPADGKTYVRSTPNSWAPMSYDPATNTIFLPMGSSSTDIYGVERSKLDHTYGASILALDANSGEEKWVYQTVHNDLWDFDLPMQPSLIDFTKDGKTVPAVVIGTKAGQIYVLDRATGKPLTDVKEVPVKASNIPNEPYSPTQPKSVGMPQIGAQHLTESDMWGATPYDQLLCRIDFKSMRYDGLYTAPGTDKSLSFPGSLGGMNWGSISTDPVHGFIFVNDMRLGLWIQMIPSQNKGQATSGGEALNTGMGAVPLKGTPYAVNKNRFLSVAGIPCQAPPFGTLTAIDMKTQKVAWQVPVGTVEDTGPLGIRMHLPIKIGLPTLGGTLSTQGGLIFIAGTQDFYLRAYNSGNGEEIWKARLPVGSQGGPMTYVSPKTGKQYVVITAGGARQSTDRGDYVMAYALP